One genomic window of Camelina sativa cultivar DH55 chromosome 5, Cs, whole genome shotgun sequence includes the following:
- the LOC104787534 gene encoding protein FLOWERING LOCUS T, whose amino-acid sequence MIRAETKTQSKTKKQEQLIQKPPVCLRLKMSTTVRDPLIVSRVVGDVLDPFNRSISLRVTYGQREVTNGLDLRPSQVQNKPRVEIGGEDLRNFYTLVMVDPDVPSPSNPHLREYLHWLVTDIPATTGTTFGNEIVCYENPSPSAGIHRVVMILFRQLGRQTVYAPGWRQNFNTREFAEIYNLGLPVAAVFFNCQRESGCGGRRT is encoded by the exons ATGATACGagcagaaacaaaaacacaaagtaaaacaaaaaagcagGAACAACTAATACAGAAACCACCTGTTTGTTTACGACTAAAGATGTCTACAACCGTGCGAGACCCTCTTATAGTAAGCCGAGTTGTTGGAGACGTTCTTGATCCGTTCAATAGATCGATCTCTTTAAGGGTtacttatggccaaagagaggtGACTAATGGCTTGGATCTAAGGCCTTCTCAAGTTCagaacaaaccaagagttgagATTGGTGGAGAAGACCTCAGGAACTTCTACACTTTG GTCATGGTGGATCCAGATGTCCCAAGTCCTAGCAACCCTCATCTCCGAGAATATCTCCACTG GTTGGTCACTGATATCCCTGCTACAACTGGAACAACCTTTG GAAATGAGATTGTGTGTTACGAAAATCCAAGTCCTTCCGCGGGGATTCACCGTGTCGTGATGATATTGTTTCGGCAACTTGGGAGGCAAACAGTGTACGCACCAGGGTGGCGCCAGAACTTCAACACTCGCGAATTTGCTGAGATCTACAATCTCGGCCTTCCCGTGGCCGCAGTTTTCTTCAATTGTCAGAGGGAGAGTGGctgtggaggaagaagaacttAG